In Caulobacter sp. X, the sequence GGCGGCGCGCCGTCCGCGCCGGAACTGGTCCGCAAGATCAAGGAAATCTGGCCGAAGTCCTCGCCCGGCAACGGCTGGGGCATGACCGAAACCTCGGCCACGGCGACCAGCAACTCGGCGGAAGACTACGAGAACCGCCCCGACAGCTGCGGCCCCGCCGTGCCGGTCACGGACCTCAAGATCATGACCGTCGAGGCGCCGTATCGCGAGCTGCCGATCGGCGAGGTCGGCGAACTGTGGTGCAAGGGCCCGCAGGTCGTGCGCGGCTACTGGAACAAGCCCGAAGCCACCGCCCAGACCTTCGTCGACGGCTGGGTGCGGACCGGGGACCTCGCGCGCCTCGACGCCGAGGGCTTCTGCTTCATCATCGACCGCGCCAAGGACATGCTGATCCGCGGCGGTGAGAACATCTACTGCATCGAGGTCGAGAACTGCCTCTACGACCACCCGGCGATCATGGACGCGGCCCTGGTCGGCATCCCGCACAAGACCCTGGGCGAGGAGCCGGCGGCGGTCGTCACGCTGAAGCCGGGCGCCCAGGCGACCGAGGCCGAGCTGCGCGCCTTCGTCGCCGATCGTCTGGCCGCCTTCAAGGTGCCGGTGAAGGTGGTGTTCTGGCCCGAGACCTTGCCGCGCAACGCCAATGGCAAGATCATGAAGAACGAGCTGAAGAAGGTGTTCGTGGAGGGGTGATCCGCCCCTCGTCGGAGGGATGACGATGGTCCAGTCCAAGGCGGCGAACGTCGACGACTTCCTGGCGGAGGTCCCGCCGGATCGCCGCCCGGCGTTGGACCGCCTCCGGGGCCTCTGCCGCGAGCGCTTCGGCGCCGAGCGCGAGCTCATGGCGTTCGGTATGCCGGGCTATGGCGATCCCAAGGCGCCGCTGGTCTCTTTCAACAGCCAGAAGCATTACATCGCGCTCTATGTCGGGCGAGCGGCGCTGGACGCCTTCCCGGAGCGCATGGCGGGCGTCGATCGCGGCGGCGGCTGCGCACGCTGGAAGAAGGCCGAGGCGATCGACTTCGACCTCGTCGCCGACTTGCTGGATCACGTCCGCGAGCACGGCCGCGGCGCCTGTTAGGGCGGCCGTCCCGGCGCGAGCCGGAACGGCGCTCCTTTACGCCTAGGCGCTGACCGGCGGACGCCTGTGCGCCCACGGCTGGGCCTGTTCCAGCTGATAGGCCAGGCCCAGCAGCGTGGCTTCGTCGCCAGCCCGGCCCGCGAACTGGACGCCGACTGGCAGGCCGCCGGCCGTCCAGTGCAGCGGCACGCTCATGGCGGGCGCGCCGGCGACGTTCTGGACCGGGGTGTAGCCTACATAGGCCATCAGCCGCGCCTGCAGCTCCTCGAACGGAACCCAGCCGGCGACATAGCCCAGCTCGACCGGCGGCTTGCCCAGCACCGGCGACAGGATGACGTCGTACTTGGTCAGCCAGGCGTCATAGGCGCCGATCATGGCGTTCAGGCGCTTCATGGCGGCGGGCAGGGCGTCCTTGGGCAGCTTGCCGACCAGTTCGGCCATGCCCAGGGTGAAGGGCTCCAGCACCGTGGCGTCAGGCTTGCGGCCCATGGCCTTGGTGACGCCCGCGACCAGCTCGGCCGCGCCGCTGGCCCACAGCACGGTGAAGTCCTGGCCGAATTGCGCGCCATCGACGGGCAGGGCGGTCGGCTCGACCCGGTGGCCCAGGTCCTTCAGCAGCTTGGCGGCGTTCTCGACCGCGGTC encodes:
- a CDS encoding DUF1801 domain-containing protein is translated as MVQSKAANVDDFLAEVPPDRRPALDRLRGLCRERFGAERELMAFGMPGYGDPKAPLVSFNSQKHYIALYVGRAALDAFPERMAGVDRGGGCARWKKAEAIDFDLVADLLDHVREHGRGAC